Proteins encoded together in one Vigna angularis cultivar LongXiaoDou No.4 chromosome 5, ASM1680809v1, whole genome shotgun sequence window:
- the LOC108339718 gene encoding uncharacterized protein LOC108339718: METLSRFTLPPTCSSLQFPKISALSRFPNAISTTTPLVSVLRVRAGPPSVSSADEDVLQIFFKERELNGDFISRTSDLLWRRNFRNSGDYDIDTLTNNTSQETEQITGTDNDGGFLKLTKTQEWLTGDNSPPINKKVTAKMLQDSSARRKKLNMLKYESLKRELLLLSVGIGLACSGYCLVIFSVQAAISYGIGVLFSCLYLQLLYQHADNISNENVPQIFKKKKSKKIGIRSEDLEDFLERSIKGSSISLSSPRLVIPATIYGLWVLFHQYFHNDFFDFQLVPAMFGMFVYKAGVLVQVYRDNEGLRFVFPENEDGSSD; encoded by the exons ATGGAGACCCTTTCAAGGTTTACATTACCCCCCACTTGTTCCAGCCTTCAGTTCCCAAAAATCTCTGCATTATCTCGTTTCCCAAATGCTATTTCCACAACCACTCCACTGGTTTCAGTGCTAAGAGTAAGAGCTGGTCCTCCTTCAG tgaGTAGTGCCGATGAGGATGTcctgcaaatattttttaaggagAGAGAATTAAATGGTGATTTTATATCAAGAACTTCTGATTTATTATGGAGAAGAAATTTCAGAAACTCTGGTGATTATGACATTGACACGCTGACAAATAATACTTCTCAAGAAACAGAGCAG ATCACGGGAACTGACAATGATGGCGGTTTTTTGAAACTTACAAAAACCCAAGAGTGGTTAACAGGCGACAATTCTCCTCCAATAAACAAGAAGGTGACTGCTAAG ATGTTGCAGGACAGCAGCGCTAGGCGCAAGAAACTGAACATGCTCAAGTATGAATCT CTCAAGAGGGAATTACTACTTCTATCTGTGGGTATTGGATTGGCATGTAGTGGATATTGCTTGGTAATTTTTTCAGTACAG GCTGCTATAAGTTACGGGATCGGAGTACTTTTCAG TTGCTTGTACCTTCAACTCTTGTATCAACATGCAGACAACATATCCAATGAAAATGTTCCTCAAatattcaagaaaaagaaatcaaagaa AATTGGTATAAGAAGTGAGGACCTTGAAGATTTCTTGGAGAGGTCAATCAAGGGTAGCAGTATATCACTTTCATCTCCCAGGCTTGTTATTCCAGCAACAATATATGGACTTTGGGTCCTGTTTCATCAATATTTTCACAATGACTTTTTTGATTTCCAG CTTGTGCCAGCCATGTTCGGAATGTTTGTCTACAAGGCTGGTGTTCTGGTGCAAGTTTATAGAGACAATGAAGGCTTGCGGTTTGTGTTTCCAGAAAATGAAGATGGATCAAGCGATTGA
- the LOC108340532 gene encoding uncharacterized protein LOC108340532, whose protein sequence is MVMAPRKHREREMLFDSVIALVFILVACVDLCDGAAVVDVYRLIQYDMSGVPFGSRLASLNHHAASLHFSPHTDLSRTVLLIPLRELNMSFVKEYIAESKPLGGLIFLLPRLFSFENKDGKGSNNRDGSTEPLRNVLAELEQILIHANLPYPVYFAFEDDNIDAVLADIKKNDVTGQPATATTGGYKFVVSAAEPRKVVSPPITNIQGWLAGLKTDDDAHQLPTIAIVASYDTFGAAPALSVGSDSNGSGIVALLEVARLFSLLYSNPKTRGQYNLLFGLTSGGPYNYNGTRKWLRSFDQRLRESIDYAICLDSIGSWENELWIHVSKPPENAFIKKIVEDFSSVAEELGFKVNLKHKKINISNPRVAWEHEQFSRLRVTAATLSELSTAPELLEKAGGLVDSRHFVNEATIVRSVKLIAESLARHIYGHQGKNIQIFADNTNLAVNPSYVRSWLDVLSQTPRVAPFLSKDDPFVMALKKELEDHTDEVNLHKDVLEGVFTFYDSTRAKLNIYQVASVTFDLLLLLVLGSYLIVLFSFLVITTRGLDDLISLFRRPPSRKVKTA, encoded by the exons ATGGTTATGGCGCCTCGGAAACATCGCGAGCGTGAAATGCTGTTCGACTCCGTCATCGCGCTCGTTTTCATCCTCGTCGCCTGCGTCGACCTCTGCGACGGCGCCGCCGTTGTCGATGTCTACCGCCTCATCCAGTACGACATGTCCGGCGTTCCTTTCGGATCTCGACTCGCCAGCCTCAACCATCACGCCGCCTCGCTCCACTTCTCTCCACACACTGATCTCTCTCGCACCGTCCTCCTCATACCACTTCGCGAACTTAACATGTCTTTTGTTAAAG AATATATTGCTGAAAGCAAGCCTCTTGGGGGTTTAATATTTTTGCTTCCCCGGCTGTTCAGTTTTGAAAACAAGGATGGTAAGGGGAGTAACAATCGAGATGGGAGTACAGAACCGCTGAGGAATGTATTGGCGGAACTTGAACAAATACTCATACACGCGAACTTACCT TATCCTGTTTATTTTGCATTTGAGGATGACAATATTGATGCTGTGTTAGCTGATATCAAGAAGAATGATGTCACTGGTCAACCTGCTACTGCAACAACTGGCGG ATACAAATTTGTTGTTTCAGCCGCAGAACCAAGGAAAGTTGTTTCTCCTCCTATTACAAATATTCAG GGATGGTTGGCAGGACTGAAGACAGATGATGATGCTCATCAATTACCCACCATAGCGATAGTGGCATCATATGACACCTTTGGGGCTGCTCCT GCATTATCGGTGGGAAGTGATAGTAATGGAAGTGGCATTGTGGCTCTTCTTGAAGTAGCTAGGCTGTTTTCTCTCTTATATTCTAATCCAAAGACAAGAGGGCAATACAATCTGCTGTTTGGGCTAACATCTGGTGGGCCTTACAACTACAATGGAACTCGTAAA TGGCTTCGAAGCTTTGATCAACGGCTGCGTGAGAGCATTGACTATGCTATTTGCTTAGATAGTATTGGTTCATGGGAAAATGAATTGTGGATTCATGTGTCTAAGCCTCCAGAAAATGCTTTCATTAAGAAAATTGTGGAA GATTTTTCAAGTGTTGCAGAAGAATTAGGttttaaagtgaatttgaagcataagaaaataaacatttcCAATCCTCGA GTAGCTTGGGAGCATGAACAGTTTTCAAGGCTGAGAGTTACTGCTGCCACTCTATCCGAACTCTCTACAGCACCTGAATTGCTAGAAAAGGCTGGTGGTTTGGTTGACAGCAG GCATTTTGTTAATGAAGCAACTATTGTCAGGAGTGTGAAATTAATTGCTGAAAGTCTTGCG AGGCATATTTATGGACACCAAGGAAAGAACATCCAGATATTTGCAGACAACACCAACTTGGCTGTTAATCCTTCTTATGTTCGATCATGGTTAGATGTTTTGTCCCAAACACCTCGAGTAGCTCCTTTTCTCTCCAAAGACGATCCTTTTGTCATGGCACTGAAAAAG GAATTAGAAGATCATACTGACGAGGTAAATCTGCATAAAGATGTGCTAGAGGGAGTGTTCACTTTCTATGATTCAACCCGGGCAAAGCTGAACATATATCAG GTTGCCAGTGTCACATTTGACTTGCTGTTGCTTCTAGTATTGGGATCGTATTTAATTGTACTCTTCAGTTTCTTGGTCATCACCACAAGG GGTCTTGATGATCTAATCAGTCTATTTCGGCGGCCTCCATCTCGAAAAGTGAAAACTGCATAG